In Oleiharenicola lentus, the following are encoded in one genomic region:
- a CDS encoding alkaline phosphatase family protein: MSPLRSCWCLLLLFLAPVLTAPAAPADRPRELLFAATAFGDTFWDEAAGLARSPAPGETGLHRTRESTWYALGLLQRDAPGDRARAVRIIETVLARQLDVPGQRWHGTFLRFLNEPVPGPGAKLWQDFDPNWRHFIGTTFALMLEQFPDRLPSGLVPRLEAAIRLAVEGELTQGREEPYHTNIKLMHGFLWSWAGARFHRPDWVTGGERWAEEVAAAFAVHETFEEYNSPTYYGVDFYGLALMRRYGATERIRELGAKLEAGLWRDVARFYHAGLRNLAGPYDRAYGMDLRRYASLTGVWMGLVLPAEFTPLPDPTKPMGHAHDFLCTPAYVALGAQVPAEVMEHFTAFRGERLLRRPITAMRTATAWLSSDVMIGGEITGRTLGVVPGIGQFHPATIHWRTPGDDVGWVRLFATPPADAEATPGRLTVTAAAPGAFTFHVSAPGAQLSRLGRDAWQLPGLSLTVETDAKDFSVSSEGGLLVVNYRDASRVVFRVAPRLAVVIAVDQMRADYLERFRPWFVEGGFKRLLEGGAVYADAHHRHAMTATAPGHSTLLTGVSASVHGIIANEWFDPAAGQVVSSVADPAAPLVGAPDSPVRLPGGVADTDPTASPARLLAATVGDQLKAAFGDDTRVIGLANKDRGGIFLSGRRADAVYWMHLGRIVTSRYYRPTLPAWVEAFNATNPINSRYGQTWDRLLPREFYDRVQGPDDMPGEQARHGLGVTFPRKLDGGRPSLDAEFHNAYRVDPHGSEVLSRLAQEAVRAEKLGRRAAPDLLCVAFSQLDYCGHSFGPDSHEIMDSVLRLDRALAELLTCLDAEVGPGRWTAVLSADHGVAPLPERSGGGRIDWPVLNQTVETALTSAFGAPADGAAWTVRDSYGYRLIPATLTARGVTSSAAQQVLKQALLTSPQMAIVWTRDELLNPALTAGEALAAWRLSFNVERSQDVVLSPRRYIVDRSPNGTNHGTPYDYDSHIPLIWYGAGVSPGRAVERIGSDAIAPTLARQLGVPPPPAAHATPLF, from the coding sequence ATGTCCCCGCTGCGTTCCTGCTGGTGCCTGCTCCTCCTGTTTCTCGCGCCCGTGCTGACGGCCCCGGCTGCGCCGGCGGACCGCCCGCGCGAACTGCTGTTCGCCGCCACGGCCTTCGGCGACACCTTTTGGGACGAAGCCGCGGGTCTGGCCCGCTCACCCGCGCCGGGCGAGACCGGTCTGCACCGCACCCGCGAAAGCACCTGGTATGCGCTCGGCCTGCTCCAGCGCGACGCGCCCGGTGACCGCGCGCGCGCCGTGCGCATCATCGAGACGGTGCTTGCGCGCCAGCTGGACGTGCCGGGGCAGCGCTGGCACGGCACCTTCCTCCGCTTCCTGAACGAGCCCGTCCCCGGTCCCGGCGCGAAACTCTGGCAGGACTTTGATCCCAACTGGCGCCATTTCATCGGCACCACGTTTGCGTTGATGCTCGAGCAGTTTCCCGACCGCCTGCCCTCCGGGCTGGTCCCGCGGCTGGAGGCCGCGATCCGCCTCGCCGTCGAGGGTGAGCTCACGCAGGGACGCGAAGAACCCTATCACACCAACATCAAGCTCATGCACGGTTTCCTCTGGAGCTGGGCCGGCGCCCGGTTCCACCGGCCCGACTGGGTGACCGGCGGCGAGCGCTGGGCGGAGGAGGTCGCCGCCGCCTTCGCGGTGCACGAGACCTTTGAGGAATACAACTCGCCCACCTACTACGGCGTGGACTTCTACGGACTTGCGCTCATGCGCCGCTACGGGGCCACGGAGCGCATCCGCGAACTCGGCGCGAAACTCGAGGCCGGGCTCTGGCGCGATGTCGCGCGGTTCTACCACGCGGGCCTGCGGAATCTGGCCGGGCCCTATGACCGCGCCTACGGCATGGACCTGCGCCGCTACGCCTCGCTCACCGGCGTGTGGATGGGCCTGGTGCTGCCGGCTGAGTTCACGCCGTTGCCCGATCCGACCAAACCGATGGGCCACGCCCACGACTTCCTGTGCACGCCGGCCTATGTCGCACTCGGGGCTCAGGTGCCCGCCGAGGTGATGGAGCATTTCACCGCCTTTCGCGGCGAACGCCTGCTCCGCCGTCCGATCACCGCCATGCGGACCGCCACGGCCTGGTTGTCGTCCGACGTCATGATCGGCGGTGAAATCACCGGTCGCACGCTTGGGGTCGTGCCCGGTATCGGTCAGTTTCATCCGGCCACGATCCACTGGCGCACCCCCGGCGACGACGTCGGCTGGGTGAGGCTCTTCGCCACGCCGCCGGCCGACGCCGAGGCGACGCCGGGCCGGCTCACGGTCACCGCCGCCGCTCCGGGTGCTTTCACCTTTCACGTCAGTGCCCCGGGCGCGCAGCTCAGCCGGCTCGGCCGCGATGCGTGGCAACTGCCGGGCCTGAGTCTGACGGTTGAGACCGACGCGAAGGATTTCTCCGTCAGCTCCGAGGGCGGCCTGTTGGTGGTGAACTATCGGGACGCCTCGCGCGTGGTTTTCCGCGTGGCGCCGCGCCTGGCCGTGGTCATCGCCGTGGACCAGATGCGCGCCGATTATCTGGAGCGTTTCCGTCCCTGGTTCGTTGAGGGCGGCTTCAAGCGTCTGCTGGAAGGGGGCGCGGTGTATGCGGACGCGCATCACCGTCACGCCATGACGGCCACCGCCCCCGGGCACTCGACGCTGCTCACGGGGGTGTCGGCCAGTGTCCACGGCATCATTGCCAACGAATGGTTCGATCCGGCCGCCGGCCAGGTGGTCAGCTCGGTGGCCGATCCCGCGGCACCCCTCGTCGGGGCGCCCGACTCGCCGGTTCGTCTGCCCGGCGGGGTGGCCGACACCGATCCGACCGCCTCGCCGGCGCGTCTGCTGGCGGCGACGGTGGGCGACCAGCTCAAGGCGGCGTTCGGCGACGACACCCGGGTGATCGGCCTCGCCAACAAGGATCGCGGCGGGATTTTCCTCAGCGGCCGCCGGGCCGACGCGGTTTATTGGATGCATCTCGGCCGGATCGTCACTTCGCGCTATTACCGCCCGACGCTGCCGGCCTGGGTGGAGGCATTCAACGCCACGAACCCGATCAACTCGCGCTACGGGCAGACGTGGGACCGGTTGCTGCCCCGGGAATTCTACGACCGGGTCCAGGGCCCCGATGACATGCCCGGCGAGCAGGCGCGGCACGGACTCGGCGTCACCTTCCCGCGGAAATTAGACGGCGGCCGCCCGTCCCTCGATGCGGAGTTTCACAACGCCTACCGTGTTGATCCGCACGGTTCTGAGGTGCTCAGCCGGCTCGCGCAGGAAGCCGTGCGCGCCGAAAAACTCGGCCGTCGCGCCGCGCCCGACCTGCTGTGCGTGGCCTTTTCCCAGCTCGACTACTGCGGACACTCCTTCGGGCCCGACAGCCATGAGATCATGGATTCCGTGCTGCGGCTCGACCGCGCGCTCGCGGAACTGCTGACCTGCCTCGATGCCGAAGTCGGACCCGGGCGGTGGACCGCCGTGCTCTCGGCCGATCATGGCGTCGCGCCGCTGCCCGAGCGCAGCGGCGGCGGCCGCATCGACTGGCCGGTCCTGAACCAAACCGTCGAAACGGCGCTCACCTCCGCCTTTGGCGCTCCCGCCGACGGGGCGGCGTGGACGGTGCGCGACAGCTACGGCTACCGGCTCATCCCGGCCACGCTCACCGCCCGGGGCGTGACGTCTTCCGCCGCCCAGCAAGTCTTGAAGCAGGCGCTGCTGACCTCGCCCCAGATGGCGATCGTCTGGACGCGTGACGAACTGCTGAACCCGGCGCTCACCGCGGGCGAGGCACTCGCCGCCTGGCGCCTGAGCTTCAACGTCGAGCGCAGTCAGGACGTGGTGTTGTCCCCACGCCGCTACATCGTGGACCGGTCCCCCAACGGCACGAACCATGGCACGCCCTACGACTACGATTCGCACATCCCGCTCATCTGGTATGGTGCGGGTGTCTCCCCGGGCCGCGCCGTCGAACGCATAGGTTCCGATGCCATTGCGCCGACCCTGGCGCGGCAATTGGGTGTGCCGCCGCCCCCCGCGGCCCACGCCACTCCGCTTTTCTGA
- a CDS encoding sugar porter family MFS transporter — translation MTPGRYTALLLFISGMGGFLYGYDIGIIGAALLYLNKTITLSVTQESLIVAAVLAGGTVSSLAAGALADFIGRKRLMVAAAVVFLVSVVLIVVAQGFGALFAGRTLQGLSAGMIAVVIPLYLAESLPAAIRGRGTAAFQLFLTIGILVAMAAGRHYTAGVETLAATADAVALKSAQDSAWRAMFLSALWPGIIFLAGSLLVTESPRWLLRRGRAEAARAALARSRPEAEAENEFVEMRASLAPAANGSPAAQGSLWQRRYLVPFLLTCTVLGLTQTTGINSILQFVVVILQESGLDATAAAGQATAVTAVNVIFTVVGLVLVDKLGRKALLKLGTGAIALALVVSAVVFWRIQGGALAAGPGTAKIVTGCLMLFVAGFATGPGVCVWLALSELMPTRIRSLGMGIGLLVNQGISTAIAAMFLPVVKSHGYAAMFAFWAVCTVGYFLVAAFWLPETKGRTLEEIEAEFATKAS, via the coding sequence ATGACTCCCGGACGCTACACCGCCCTGCTGCTCTTCATCTCCGGCATGGGTGGCTTTCTCTACGGCTACGACATCGGCATCATCGGCGCCGCGCTGCTCTACCTGAACAAGACGATCACGCTGAGCGTCACGCAGGAATCGCTCATTGTCGCCGCCGTGCTCGCCGGCGGCACCGTGTCGTCGCTGGCGGCGGGCGCGCTGGCTGACTTCATCGGCCGCAAGCGCCTGATGGTGGCCGCCGCCGTCGTGTTTCTCGTCAGCGTGGTCCTCATTGTCGTGGCGCAAGGCTTCGGCGCCCTCTTTGCCGGTCGCACGCTACAGGGCCTCAGTGCCGGCATGATTGCGGTGGTCATCCCGCTTTACCTCGCCGAATCGCTGCCCGCGGCGATCCGCGGACGCGGCACGGCAGCGTTCCAGTTGTTCCTCACCATCGGCATCCTCGTCGCCATGGCGGCGGGCCGGCACTACACCGCCGGGGTCGAGACCCTGGCGGCGACCGCCGATGCGGTGGCGCTGAAGAGCGCGCAGGATTCCGCCTGGCGCGCGATGTTCCTCTCGGCGCTCTGGCCCGGCATCATTTTTCTCGCCGGCTCATTGCTGGTGACAGAATCACCCCGCTGGCTCCTGCGCCGCGGCCGGGCGGAAGCAGCCCGCGCGGCGCTCGCCCGCTCGCGGCCGGAGGCGGAGGCCGAGAATGAATTCGTCGAGATGCGCGCCTCGCTGGCTCCGGCGGCCAACGGCTCGCCGGCGGCCCAGGGCAGCCTCTGGCAGCGGCGCTACCTCGTGCCGTTCCTGCTGACCTGCACGGTGCTGGGGCTCACCCAGACCACGGGTATCAATTCGATTCTCCAGTTTGTGGTGGTGATCCTCCAGGAGTCGGGACTCGACGCGACCGCCGCCGCCGGTCAGGCCACGGCGGTCACGGCGGTCAACGTCATCTTCACCGTCGTCGGTCTTGTGCTGGTGGACAAACTCGGCCGCAAGGCCCTGCTCAAGCTCGGCACCGGCGCCATCGCGCTCGCGCTGGTGGTCAGCGCGGTCGTGTTCTGGCGCATCCAGGGTGGCGCACTCGCGGCCGGTCCGGGCACCGCAAAGATTGTCACGGGTTGCCTCATGCTGTTCGTCGCGGGTTTCGCCACCGGCCCGGGCGTGTGCGTGTGGCTGGCGCTGTCGGAGCTGATGCCGACGCGCATCCGCTCGCTCGGCATGGGCATCGGCCTGCTGGTGAACCAGGGCATCTCGACCGCCATCGCGGCCATGTTCCTGCCGGTGGTGAAGAGCCACGGCTACGCCGCGATGTTCGCCTTCTGGGCGGTCTGCACCGTCGGCTATTTCCTCGTGGCGGCGTTCTGGCTGCCGGAAACCAAGGGCCGCACGCTGGAGGAGATCGAGGCGGAGTTCGCCACCAAGGCCTCCTGA
- a CDS encoding acyltransferase family protein produces the protein MNPSNPPVLPPEPRLGSIDALRGFTMFWIVGADYLAAAFRGLDGGAVSKFLGHQLGHADWAGFTFYDLVFPLFLFVLGAAVPLSLDRIVTREGRSAALNRVLRRGALMYGLGVLYYGGFANGWDQVRWVGVLQRLAVGYVAASLLHLYCRPRTIAAVGGALLLGYWALLTFVPVPGGGAGDFSRGHNWANWVDAHWLPGKVWYGDYDPEGLLSTLPAIASALFGLFAGRWLQNPAPVPAAKIRGLVLAGFVCLVFGYGWSLQFPLIKRIWTSSYAVVGGGWCLLLLAAFYWLMDLRKITRWATPFVWIGSNALLIYLVSHLVDFRKVSAFFVGGPVAAALDGVWTGLSGLVLALTSIALCTALCGWLHARKIFLRL, from the coding sequence TTGAATCCTTCCAATCCACCGGTCCTGCCCCCCGAGCCGCGCCTCGGGTCGATCGATGCGTTGCGGGGGTTCACGATGTTCTGGATCGTCGGCGCGGACTACCTCGCGGCGGCGTTTCGCGGGCTCGACGGCGGGGCGGTGAGCAAGTTTCTGGGCCACCAGCTCGGGCACGCCGACTGGGCGGGGTTCACGTTCTACGACCTGGTTTTCCCACTTTTCCTTTTTGTGCTGGGCGCGGCGGTGCCGCTGTCACTTGACCGAATTGTGACGCGCGAGGGCCGGTCCGCCGCCTTGAATCGCGTGCTGCGGCGCGGCGCGCTCATGTATGGGCTCGGCGTGCTCTACTATGGTGGCTTCGCCAACGGCTGGGACCAGGTGCGTTGGGTCGGCGTCTTGCAACGCCTGGCGGTTGGCTATGTCGCCGCTTCGCTCCTGCACCTGTATTGCCGGCCGCGCACGATCGCGGCGGTGGGCGGCGCGCTGCTGCTCGGCTATTGGGCGCTGCTGACCTTCGTGCCGGTGCCGGGCGGCGGGGCCGGCGATTTTTCCCGCGGCCACAACTGGGCCAACTGGGTGGACGCGCACTGGCTTCCGGGCAAGGTCTGGTATGGCGACTACGATCCTGAGGGACTGCTGAGCACACTGCCCGCGATCGCGTCGGCGCTGTTCGGCCTGTTTGCCGGTCGCTGGTTGCAGAATCCTGCGCCAGTGCCTGCGGCGAAGATTCGCGGCCTGGTCCTCGCGGGCTTCGTCTGTCTCGTGTTCGGCTATGGGTGGAGCCTGCAGTTCCCACTCATCAAGCGGATCTGGACTTCGTCCTACGCGGTGGTGGGTGGCGGCTGGTGTCTGCTGCTGCTCGCGGCTTTCTATTGGCTGATGGATCTGCGCAAGATCACGCGCTGGGCCACCCCGTTCGTTTGGATCGGCAGCAACGCGCTGTTGATTTACCTCGTCAGCCACCTGGTGGATTTCCGGAAGGTCTCGGCCTTTTTCGTCGGCGGGCCCGTCGCGGCGGCGCTGGACGGGGTGTGGACCGGCTTGTCCGGCCTGGTGCTGGCCCTCACCAGCATCGCTCTTTGCACGGCGCTGTGCGGCTGGCTCCATGCGCGCAAAATCTTTCTTCGCCTTTAG
- a CDS encoding Ca2+-dependent phosphoinositide-specific phospholipase C: MRAKSFFAFSLLAAGLTASDLETDATPGLRLNQVQVVGTHNSYHREPPAEATAWRQSEFVRQGAPSLAALATGYSHVALTEQLSRLGLRQLEIDLHPSEDGHDFPVLHHPVFDDVSNVPTLRAALREIRTWSQAHPRHVPVLVQLELKIRRVLPGSPDDPTLRERLAALPAPREWDAAQFAALEAAIRAELAATDLLTPDDVRGEAPTLRDALATRGWPLLEAVRGRIFFALDNEGAVRDRYLGPEQDGRGRLLFVSVPPDHPAAGWMKVNDPVRDFARIQDLVRRGFLVRTRADEELREARADDGTRRERALASGAHFISTDFPEADPRYSDYAVRLPGGVTARLNPVVGEAKSNSSAEH; the protein is encoded by the coding sequence ATGCGCGCAAAATCTTTCTTCGCCTTTAGCCTGCTCGCGGCGGGTCTCACGGCGTCCGACCTGGAGACGGACGCCACGCCGGGTCTGCGGCTGAACCAGGTCCAGGTGGTCGGCACGCACAATTCCTATCACCGCGAACCACCGGCCGAGGCCACGGCCTGGCGGCAGAGCGAATTTGTCCGCCAAGGCGCCCCGTCGCTCGCGGCGCTGGCGACCGGCTACAGCCACGTTGCCCTCACCGAACAGCTTTCACGACTCGGCCTGCGGCAGCTGGAGATCGACCTTCATCCCTCGGAGGACGGGCACGACTTTCCCGTGTTGCATCACCCGGTGTTCGACGACGTTTCCAACGTGCCGACTCTCCGGGCCGCTTTGCGGGAAATCCGCACTTGGTCGCAGGCCCACCCTCGGCACGTGCCCGTGCTGGTGCAGCTGGAACTCAAGATCCGGCGGGTGCTTCCGGGATCACCCGATGATCCGACGCTCCGGGAACGGCTTGCGGCGTTACCCGCCCCGCGCGAGTGGGATGCAGCCCAGTTTGCCGCCCTTGAGGCCGCGATCCGAGCGGAGCTGGCTGCGACGGACCTCCTCACTCCCGATGACGTGCGTGGCGAAGCTCCGACGCTCCGCGATGCGCTGGCGACCCGCGGCTGGCCTCTGCTCGAAGCGGTGCGCGGCCGAATCTTTTTCGCCTTGGACAACGAGGGTGCGGTGCGTGACCGCTACCTTGGCCCGGAGCAGGACGGGCGCGGCCGGCTGCTGTTTGTCAGCGTCCCACCGGACCACCCGGCGGCCGGCTGGATGAAGGTCAACGATCCGGTGCGTGACTTCGCCCGCATCCAAGACTTGGTGCGCCGCGGCTTTCTCGTGCGCACGAGGGCCGACGAGGAACTGCGCGAGGCCCGCGCCGACGACGGCACCCGCCGCGAGCGCGCATTGGCGAGCGGGGCGCACTTCATCAGCACGGACTTCCCTGAGGCGGATCCGCGCTATTCGGACTACGCGGTTCGCCTGCCCGGCGGAGTCACGGCCCGACTGAACCCGGTGGTGGGTGAAGCAAAATCTAACTCTTCAGCGGAGCACTGA